AGCCCAcactaaataaaacaaaaagggcAGCCCTAAATACGATCAACTTCTTCAATctctgaattttctttttccgtgtcaatttcaaagaagaagaaaaaagggcAAATTCGAAGGATGAACAACCACCGTATGACTCCGGAGGCAGCGGCGCAATTCGGTGATGGAATTCAGATGGTTCTTTCTCGGAGGGCTGCACTGCGGATGGCCATCGAAAACGGGTGGGGCGGCCGCGACTCTCTCCAGAAATCGCAGCAGCTCGGCCACAACCTCTTCAATTTCCTCTCTCAATCGAAAGGTATTTCTCACTTGAACTGATACTGGTTAATTAATATCTATTCATATGCTAAAACACAGTGTTATTGAGATGGTATAAAAACCTaagtttgttttagtaattgttggattttatttgttgTGCAGATCAAGTGTATATTGATGATGTAGAGGATATACTTTATGAATTCATGGACTCTCTCAATACTGAGATTCAGGACGGCAGTGTTGAGGAGgtatatcatcttcatctatTTGCCCTAATTTTGGCTCCTACTAATTACTTCATGTCCATTCATATGTGAAGGCTTAATAACTTCTATTGCTCGAACCTGAATCAAATGCTAGGTGTGTAGGATGGAAATTAAAGAGTAAAGCAAAAATTCTCAACTCAAATCTTGTAATTAAGGGAAAAATTACTAGAAAATATGAAGGGAACTGGGATTTCCATCTATCTGATACTTCTCTGTATTCTCTCATTGCACTTAACCAAATGAGCTTAAGATAGTCATATTATATGCAACGAGCCAATATTCAAAATGGAAGCAGGTACTTGCCTTGTGTAGCTAGTTCGACATAAAAACTCCTAAATTACAATCATGCACAATTTATACTCTGAAAAATGAATAATGATTACCCAAGGTGGTTGTAAACAATAGATATCGATATCACCTACTTGATTGAGTTGTTTCATGGTCGCTGATAAAGGATAATTAGAATACTATCATACATACTTATCAATCACCATATTCCAATTTtttatctttgaattttttttgcgtAGGTTGCAGAAAAGTTTATGGTAATGCGTGAAGAATGTTAGAAGGTCAGTTTGACTCGATAAAGAAGCTGCGAGAAACAAATGTTCCAAGTGTTTCGTATACGAGACAGGTAAGACTGCTGCCACTTATCTCCTAAGTTTCTGTGTAACTGTGTTAACGGGAGAAGTTTTAGTATTATGACTTGCGTGGTTAGCCATATCcatattaattatgttatagGATTGATGAATAGCATTCGGTAACTTCTATTCATGTTACTCACATCAGTAACTTCAATTTTCCTCTCTTTCGATTTCTATTTTGTCAGCCCAACAACGATGATGAGGAAGACAGTGATGAAGATGATGCAATAATAGAGAACAATATGTCAGCAATGGAAGTTGATGCTCCACAACCACagcgccaattggatcacaatctGACTGATATTGTGGCTGATGAAAGTAGCACGAAAGATACTCCTCAAGTTGTGGATGGATGGACTGTTGTTTCAAAAAAGAGTAAAGGGAGAAAGAAGTGATGGATTGATTACATTGGCTCGAGCCACTTTAGGTACGAATATTTGAGTATATGTAAAGACaacatttttgtttgtattcttcttatgttttgttgagtgtttcAGGATGTTTTTTGTTCAAATCCTCTAAAGTTATCTTATGTTTCAGGATATATTTTGTTCAAGTCGTTTTATTCCTACTTTGCTGCAAGTAACTAGAGAACGCACATACTGATGCTAATTGTGGATGTCTtatatttttcatcattttcaaaCAAGTTTCTCTTATGATTGAAAAGTAATAGTCCATGAAAGAGCTATTTTGAAGTTTAATGGGAAGACAAGAAATGTAGTACTTATGTAGCATTTTAGTCAAATAATGTATATTTCCAGTCTAATAATGTATATTTCCAGTCTAATAATGTACCgcggctaataatgtagatttttagaaTAATAATGTAGCTTAACACAACCATTCAATTTAAGGATCCAAAGACTGTGATTTGTGACTAAGATGATGTAAGGACCCCAACACACCCCTAATGATATATACGTAGTaggggtattttttaaaaatttattgtttgttCATAAAATCATGAAAAAGTTAGATAAGGATGAATGTATTTTCTTTCCGGAACTTATACATCATTAAACTTTATTTTGGGCCTTTGAAAATCGTGTAAGAGCCCAcactaaataaaacaaaaagggcAGCCCTAAATACGATCAACTTCTTCAATctctgaattttctttttccgtgtcaatttcaaagaagaagaaaaaagggcAAATTCGAAGGATGAACAACCACCGTATGACTCCGTAGGCAGCAGCGCAATTCGGTAATGGAATTCGGATGGTTCTTTCTCGGTGGGCTGCACTGCGGATGGCCATCGAAAACGGGTGGGGTGGCCGCGACTCTCTCCAGAAATTGCAGCAGCTCGGCCACAACCTCTTCAATTCCTCACTCAATCGAAAGGTATTTCTCACTTGAACTGATACTGGTTAATTAATATCTATTCATATGCTAAAACACAGTGTTATTGAGATGGTATAAAAACCTaagtttgttttagtaattgttggattttatttgttgTGCAGATCAAGTGTATATTGATGATGTAGAGGATATACTTTATGAATTCATGGACTCTCTCAATACTGAGATTCAGGACGGCAGTGTTGAGGAGgtatatcatcttcatctatTTGCCCTAATTTTGGCTCCTACTAATTACTTCATATCCATTCATATGTGAAGGCTTAATAACTTCTATTGCTCGAACCTGAATCAAATGCTAGGTGTGTAGGATGGAAATTAAAGAGTAAAGCAAAAATTCTCCACTCAAATCTTGTAATTAAGGGGAAAATTACTAGAAAATATGAAGGGAACTGGGATTTCCATCTATCAGATACTTTTCTGTATTCTCTCATTGCACTTAACCAAATGAGCTTAAGATAGTCATATTATATGCAACGAGCCAATATTCAAAATGGAAGTAGGTACTTGCCTTGTGTAGCTAGTTCGACATAAAAACTCCTAAATTACAATCATGCACAATTTATACTCtgaataatgaataatgatTACCCAAGGTGGTTGTAAACAATAGATATCGATATCACCTACTTGATTGAGTTGTTTCATGGTCGATGTTAAAGGATAATTAGAATACTATCATACATACTTATCAATCACCATATTCCAATTTtttatctttgaattttttttgcgtAGGTTGCAGAAAAGTTTATGGTAATGCGTGAAGAATGTTAGAAGGTCAGTTTGACTCGATAAAGAAGCTGCGAGAAACAAATGTTCCAAGTGTTTCGTATACGAGACAGGTAAGACTGCTGCCACTTATCTCCTAAGTTTCTGTGTAACTGTATTAACGGGAGAAGTTTTAGTATTATGACTTGCGTGGTTAGCCATATCcatattaattatgttatagGATTGATGAATAGCATTCGGTAACTTCTATTCATGTTACTCACATCAGTAACTTCAATTTTCCTCTCTTTCGATTTCTATTTTGTCAGCCCAACAGCGATGATGAGGAAGACAGTGATGAAGATGATGCAATAATAGAGAACAATATGTCAGCAATGGAAGTTGATGCTCCACAACCACagtgccaattggatcacaatctGACTGATATTGTGGCTGATGAAAGTAGCACGAAAGATACTCCTCAAGTTGTGGATGGATGGACTGTTGTTTCAAAAAAGAGTAAAGTGAGAAAGAAGTGATGGATTGATTACATTGGCTCGAGCCACTTTAGGTACGAATATTTGAGTATATGTAAAGACaacatttttgtttgtattcttcttatgttttgttgagtgtttcGGGATGTTTTTTGTTCAAATCCTCTAAAGTTATCTTATATTTCAGGATATATTTTGTTCAAGTCGTTTTATTCCTACTTTGCTGCAAGTAACTAGAGAACGCACATGCTGATGCTAATTGTGGATGTCTtatatttttcatcattttcaaaCAAGTTTCTCTTATGATTGAAAAGTAATAATCCATGAAAGAGCTATTTTGAAGTTTAATGGGAAGACAATAAATGTAGTACTTATGTAGCATTTTAGTCAAATAATGTACATTTCCAGTCTAATAATGTATATTTCTAGTCTATTAATGTATATTTCCAGTCTAATAGTGTACTgcggctaataatgtagatttttagaaTAATAATGTTGCTTAACACAACCATTCAATTTAAGGATCCAAAGACTGTGATTTGTGACTAAGATGATGTAAGGACCCCAACACACCCCTAATGATATATACGTAGTaggggtattttttaaaaatttattgtttgttCATAAAATCATGAAAAAGTTAGATAAGGATGAATGTATTTTCTTTCCGGAACTTATACATCATTAAACTTTATTTTGGGCCTTTGAAAATCGTGTAAGAGCCCAcactaaataaaacaaaaagggcAGCCCTAAATACGATCAACTTCTTCAATctctgaattttctttttccgtgtcaatttcaaagaagaagaaaaaagggcAAATTCGAAGGATGAACAACCACCGTATGACTCCGTAGGCAGCAGCGCAATTCAGTGATGGAATTCAGATGGTTCTTTCTCGGTGGGCTGCACTGCGGATGGCCATCGAAAACGGGTGGGGTGGCCGCGACTCTCTCCAGAAATTGCAGCAGCTCGGCCACAACCTCTTCAATTCCCTCACTCAATCGAAAGGTATTTCTCACTTGAACTGATACTGGTTAATTAATATCTATTCATATGCTTAAACACAGTGTTATTGAGATGGTATAAAAACTTaagtttgttttagtaattgttggattttatttgttgTGCAGATCAAGTGTATATTGATGATGTAGAGGATATACTTTATGAATTCATGGACTCTCTCAATACTGAGATTCAGGACGGCAGTGTTGAGGAGGTATATCATCTGCATCTATTTGCCCTAATTTTGGCTCCTACTAATTACTTCATGTCCATTCATATGTGAAGGCTTAATAACTTCTATTGCCTGAACCTGAATCAAATGCTAGGTGTGTAGGATGGAAATTAAAGAGTAAAGCAAAAATTCTCTACTCAAATCTTCTAATTAAGGGGAAAATTACTAGAAAATATGAAGGGAACTGGGATTTCCATCTATCTGATACTTCTCTGTATTCTCTCATTGCACTTAACCAAATGAGCTTAAGATAGTCATATTATATGCAACGAGCCAATATTCAAAATGGAAGCAGGTACTTGCCTTGTGTAGCTAGTTCGACATAAAAACTCCTAAATTACAATCATGCACAATTTATACTCtgaataatgaataatgatTACCCAAGGTGGTTGTAAAAAATAGATATCGATATCACCTACTTGATTGAGTTGTTTCATGGTCGATGATAAAGGATAATTAGAATACTATCATACATACTTATCAATCACCATATTCCAATTTtttatctttgaattttttttgcgtAGGTTGCAGAAAAGTTTATGGTAATGCGTGAAGAATGTTAGAAGGTCAGTTTGACTCGATAAAGAAGCTGCGAGAAACAAATGTTCCAAGTGTTTCGTATACGAGACAGGTAAGACTGCTGCCACTTATCTCCTAAGTTTCTGTGTAACTGTGTTAACGGGAGAAGTTTTAGTATTATGACTTGCGTGGTTAGCCATATCcatattaattatgttatagGATTGATGAATAGCATTCGGTAACTTCTATTCATGTTACTCACATCAGTAACTTCAATTTTCCTCTCTTTCGATTTCTATTTTGTCAGCCCAACAGCGAAGATGAGGAAGACAGTGATGAAGACGATGCAATAATAGAGAACAATATGTCAGCAATGGAAGTTGATGCTCCACAACCACaacgccaattggatcacaatctGACTGATATTGTGGCTGATGAAAGTAGCACGAAAGATACTCCTCAAGTTGTGGATGGATGGACTGTTGTTTCAAAAAAGAGTAAAGGGAGAAAGAAGTGATGGATTGATTACATTGGCTCGAGCCACTTTAGGTACGAATATTTGAGTATATGTAAAGACaacatttttgtttgtattcttcttatgttttgttgagtgtttcAGGATGTTTTTTGTTCAAATCCTCTAAAGTTATCTTATGTTTCAGGATATTTTTTGTTCAAGTCGTTTTGTTCCTACTTTGCTGCAAGTAACTAGAGAACGCACATACTGATGCTAATTGTGGATGTCTtatatttttcatcattttcaaaCAAGTTTCTCTTATGATTGAAAAGTAATAGTACATGAAAGAGCTATTTTGAAGTTTAATGGGAAGACAAGAAATGTAGTACTTATGTAGCATTTTAGTCGAATAATGTATATTTCCAGTCTAAATAATGTATATTTGCAGTCTAATAATGTACCGcgactaataatgtagatttttagaaTAATAATGTAGCTTAACACAACCATTAAATTTAAGGATCCAAAGACTGTGATTTGTGACTAAGATGATGTAAGGACCCCAACACACCCCTAATGATATATACGTAGTaggggtattttttaaaaatttattgattgtTCATAAAATCATGAAAAAGTTAGATAAGCAT
The nucleotide sequence above comes from Salvia splendens isolate huo1 unplaced genomic scaffold, SspV2 ctg513, whole genome shotgun sequence. Encoded proteins:
- the LOC121790428 gene encoding uncharacterized protein LOC121790428, with translation MNNHRMTPEAAAQFGDGIQMVLSRRAALRMAIENGWGGRDSLQKSQQLGHNLFNFLSQSKVYIDDVEDILYEFMDSLNTEIQDGSVEEVAEKFMVMREEC